A part of Acidimicrobiales bacterium genomic DNA contains:
- a CDS encoding alpha/beta fold hydrolase produces the protein MTTSSPSPRTRRPWLAGFAAFNAFAAWAGAVGLVTGGTDFGASINDRLPFDSLVLAGLALAVIVGVPLTVLAWSAWTGGPRTDDVALVVGLSLIVWIVVQVAVIRAFSFFQPAYLAVGIYFVAASRRVTLSPRRRGVLFVAVGSILAAVGIGLLPHPVKNGLTVISVVSIIVLLSGVALVVVGAASALRGRHRLGKVVGGAAVLTVVAAAVSVVAPSVAATTVPSTDVTSTPSARGLEFESVTVTTTDGVELAAWYVPGTNGAGVVVMHGAGSTRSDVLDQAAVLARSGYSVVLIDARGHGDSDGTAMDFGWYGDLDIAAGTEFLASRAEVEPDRIGVVGFSMGGEEAIGAAAADPRIRAVVAEGATARQAADKAWLSDVYGWRGWLQEQVEKVQNGITDYLTEASPPISLRSAVVNAPGTRFLLITAGNVDDEAHAAAYIRAGASERVTVWNVDGADHTGGYETRPDSWQQRVVEFLDESLR, from the coding sequence GTGACGACGTCGTCCCCGAGCCCGCGGACCCGCCGGCCGTGGTTGGCCGGCTTCGCCGCCTTCAACGCGTTCGCGGCGTGGGCGGGTGCTGTCGGGCTGGTCACGGGCGGTACCGACTTCGGTGCGTCCATCAACGATCGTCTGCCGTTCGACAGCCTGGTTCTCGCTGGACTGGCGCTCGCAGTCATCGTGGGCGTTCCCCTCACCGTGCTCGCCTGGTCGGCCTGGACCGGCGGGCCGAGGACCGATGACGTGGCGCTCGTCGTCGGGCTGTCGCTCATCGTGTGGATCGTCGTCCAAGTCGCCGTGATACGGGCGTTCTCCTTCTTCCAGCCGGCATACCTGGCCGTCGGCATCTACTTCGTTGCCGCCTCGCGACGCGTCACCCTGAGCCCTCGCCGTCGCGGGGTCCTCTTCGTCGCCGTCGGTTCGATCCTCGCCGCTGTCGGTATCGGTCTGTTGCCGCATCCGGTCAAGAACGGCCTCACCGTCATCTCCGTCGTGTCGATCATCGTGCTGCTCTCAGGGGTCGCCTTGGTCGTCGTCGGTGCCGCCTCGGCACTGCGGGGTCGGCATCGCCTGGGCAAGGTGGTGGGAGGCGCAGCAGTGCTGACCGTCGTCGCCGCAGCCGTATCGGTCGTCGCGCCGTCGGTGGCGGCCACCACGGTGCCCTCCACCGACGTCACGTCGACGCCGTCGGCGCGGGGGTTGGAGTTCGAGTCGGTCACGGTGACGACGACCGACGGCGTGGAGTTGGCCGCCTGGTACGTGCCGGGCACCAACGGCGCCGGGGTGGTGGTCATGCATGGCGCTGGCTCCACCCGATCCGACGTGCTCGACCAGGCTGCAGTTCTCGCCCGTAGCGGGTATTCGGTCGTGCTCATCGACGCTCGAGGCCACGGCGACAGTGACGGGACCGCCATGGACTTCGGCTGGTACGGCGACCTGGACATCGCCGCCGGCACCGAGTTCCTGGCATCGCGTGCCGAGGTCGAGCCCGATCGGATCGGCGTCGTCGGGTTCTCCATGGGAGGCGAGGAGGCCATCGGCGCCGCCGCAGCAGATCCGCGGATCCGAGCCGTGGTGGCCGAAGGAGCGACCGCTCGCCAGGCGGCCGACAAGGCGTGGCTCTCCGATGTGTACGGCTGGCGTGGCTGGTTGCAGGAGCAGGTCGAGAAGGTGCAGAACGGCATCACCGACTACCTCACCGAGGCGTCGCCGCCCATCTCCCTGCGATCGGCGGTGGTGAACGCGCCCGGCACTCGCTTCCTGCTGATCACGGCCGGCAACGTGGACGACGAGGCTCACGCCGCTGCCTACATCCGAGCCGGGGCGAGCGAACGGGTGACGGTGTGGAACGTCGACGGAGCCGACCACACCGGCGGGTACGAAACACGACCGGACAGCTGGCAGCAGCGAGTCGTCGAGTTCCTCGACGAGAGTCTGCGTTGA
- a CDS encoding SRPBCC family protein — translation MLVDLPVFLTSPVYRRWHMNWGATSSEVRAGMPGDDQLPGAQFRATRAITIAAPPTLVWPWLVQIGCTRAGWYSHDLLDNRGRPSATTIEAAWQDLHVGHWVPMVPKPPPTERTAFRVDSFEVERWLLWTKPDSTWSWQLTSSSDGGTRLVNRIRALYDRRAPLSASLSVVLLEFGDFAMNRRMMRGIKARAESLVHPAVASQPLIEG, via the coding sequence GTGCTGGTCGACCTGCCGGTGTTCCTGACGTCACCGGTCTACCGACGGTGGCACATGAACTGGGGCGCCACGTCGAGCGAGGTCCGGGCAGGCATGCCCGGCGATGACCAGCTCCCGGGCGCACAGTTCCGCGCGACACGTGCGATCACCATCGCCGCGCCGCCGACACTGGTGTGGCCGTGGCTCGTGCAGATCGGTTGCACACGTGCCGGGTGGTACAGCCATGACCTGCTCGACAACCGCGGCCGCCCGAGTGCGACGACCATCGAAGCTGCATGGCAGGACCTGCACGTCGGACACTGGGTGCCAATGGTGCCGAAGCCGCCACCGACGGAGCGGACAGCGTTTCGAGTCGACTCGTTCGAGGTCGAGCGCTGGCTGCTGTGGACGAAGCCGGACTCGACGTGGTCGTGGCAGTTGACCTCGTCGAGCGACGGCGGCACGCGACTCGTCAATCGCATCAGGGCCCTCTACGACCGGCGAGCTCCTTTGAGCGCTTCGCTCAGCGTGGTCCTGCTGGAGTTCGGCGACTTCGCGATGAACCGCCGGATGATGCGCGGCATCAAAGCCCGAGCCGAGTCCCTCGTCCATCCTGCCGTGGCGAGCCAGCCGCTCATCGAGGGGTGA